From Micromonospora echinospora, one genomic window encodes:
- a CDS encoding type II toxin-antitoxin system RelE family toxin: MLTSRAIRVGVTGHPSESTRTPPQRTGPAIGGRGAATETIQRAIAVNQYRVGKPLDEPLDGFHSARRGTYRIVYRINEAERVVEIHSIRHRRDAYRSQGTSSRCTARGRGRCGRDGTILIDCRLGAANSGRRSTSVLSR, from the coding sequence ATGCTCACGTCCCGGGCGATTCGGGTCGGCGTCACCGGACACCCCAGCGAGTCCACCAGGACTCCACCGCAGCGGACAGGACCTGCCATTGGGGGTCGCGGCGCGGCGACGGAAACCATCCAGCGGGCGATCGCGGTCAACCAGTACCGGGTAGGTAAGCCTCTCGACGAACCCCTCGACGGCTTTCACTCTGCCCGGCGTGGCACGTACCGGATCGTCTACCGGATCAACGAGGCAGAACGAGTCGTGGAGATCCACTCGATCCGCCACCGGCGCGACGCCTACCGTTCGCAGGGCACTTCCTCTAGGTGTACTGCCCGGGGACGTGGCCGCTGTGGCCGCGACGGCACAATACTCATTGACTGCCGCCTCGGCGCTGCCAACTCGGGTAGACGTAGTACTAGTGTGCTGAGTCGTTAA